A part of Nocardioides sp. WS12 genomic DNA contains:
- a CDS encoding SigE family RNA polymerase sigma factor: MRDEAEFVAFAQSARVRLRRTAFLMCGDWERASDHVQEALIRVYVAWPRLHRAGFEYAYARKALVSVVLDHGRRRSSSEIVAEPDPSRAAEGDLAEQVTARAALMAALADLAPRQRACVVLRYFEDLSVADTAASLGCTEGTVKSQTARALATLRAMFDDSPLGELTLGGPASW; the protein is encoded by the coding sequence ATGCGTGACGAGGCCGAGTTCGTTGCGTTCGCGCAGAGCGCCCGGGTGCGCCTGCGCCGTACCGCTTTCTTGATGTGCGGTGACTGGGAACGGGCCTCGGACCACGTCCAGGAAGCGTTGATCCGGGTGTACGTCGCCTGGCCCCGCTTGCACCGCGCAGGCTTCGAGTACGCCTACGCCCGCAAGGCCCTGGTCAGCGTGGTGCTCGACCACGGTCGTCGCAGGTCGAGTTCGGAGATCGTGGCGGAGCCTGATCCGTCCCGGGCCGCCGAGGGCGATCTCGCCGAGCAGGTGACGGCCCGAGCGGCCCTGATGGCGGCGCTCGCCGACCTGGCACCACGCCAGCGCGCGTGCGTCGTACTCCGCTACTTCGAGGATCTCAGCGTGGCCGACACGGCCGCGTCCCTCGGGTGCACCGAAGGCACGGTCAAGAGCCAGACCGCCCGCGCGCTGGCCACACTGCGCGCCATGTTCGACGACTCGCCACTGGGCGAGCTCACGCTGGGAGGACCCGCATCATGGTGA
- a CDS encoding histidine phosphatase family protein, protein MSTPDTIVHLVRHGEVHNPEGVLYGRRDGFHLSTRGLAMADRIGEALGSNDITVLRSSPLERAQETAAPLAAKLGLEVTLEPRVIESTNQFEGLTFGKGNNALRNPLLWRHLYNPFKPSWGEPYKLIVERMMAAVHDARVAAAGHEAVLVSHQLPIWTTRLAAEKRSFLHDPRKRQCTLCSITSFHFAGEELVQVSYAEPAIDLIPTGDIAAPFSAGDAPEEKKPEGTPPA, encoded by the coding sequence ATGAGCACGCCCGACACGATCGTTCACCTGGTCCGCCACGGTGAGGTCCACAACCCGGAGGGTGTCCTCTACGGCCGCCGCGACGGGTTCCACCTCTCCACCCGCGGCCTTGCGATGGCCGACCGGATCGGTGAGGCGCTGGGGTCCAACGACATCACCGTGCTCCGCTCCTCACCGCTCGAGCGGGCCCAAGAGACGGCCGCGCCGCTCGCCGCGAAGCTCGGTCTCGAGGTCACCCTCGAGCCGCGGGTCATCGAGTCAACCAACCAGTTCGAGGGGCTCACCTTCGGCAAGGGCAACAACGCGCTGCGCAACCCGCTGCTGTGGCGCCACCTCTACAACCCCTTCAAGCCGTCCTGGGGTGAGCCGTACAAGCTCATCGTCGAGCGGATGATGGCGGCGGTCCACGACGCCCGCGTCGCCGCGGCCGGTCACGAGGCCGTCCTGGTCTCGCACCAGCTCCCGATCTGGACCACCCGCCTGGCGGCCGAGAAGCGCTCGTTCCTGCACGACCCGCGCAAGCGTCAGTGCACGCTCTGCTCGATCACCTCGTTCCACTTCGCGGGCGAGGAACTGGTCCAGGTCAGCTACGCCGAGCCTGCCATCGACCTGATCCCGACCGGTGACATCGCGGCGCCGTTCTCCGCCGGTGACGCGCCCGAAGAGAAGAAGCCCGAGGGGACTCCGCCCGCATGA
- a CDS encoding lytic murein transglycosylase — protein sequence MSRKRLGRLQRVATIIPLALLSAAWTASVAGIGSVAAPVIAAEGPGQVTDGTSVPEESIEDPASFSDPANVEGLNGGNEAGIISAASTNAIPAAALAAYQRAETVINSADESCNITWQLIAAIGRVESNHGRFGGNVLNDDGVATPGIYGLPLNGTNNTQAISDTDAGVYDNDAKWDRAVGPMQFIPSTWQVVGVDADDDAARNPQDIDDAALAAAVYLCSGDGDLSTVVGQRASVYRYNHSQAYVDLVLKIMNAYLEGDFTSVPNNSTAAGYVVPEPPNFNFGNKGKGGKGSSTGGSSTGGSTTNPGTTPGGETPGGETPGGETPGGETPGGTPSIPKTNTPLDPVIETVDDGVGAVTSNLISGLLGPLVKAEAGPACKAAYPKLTQTVQLLNCLLSYGLQAP from the coding sequence ATGTCGAGGAAGCGTCTGGGGCGTCTGCAGCGCGTCGCCACCATCATTCCGCTCGCTCTGCTTTCAGCAGCGTGGACCGCATCCGTTGCCGGCATCGGCAGCGTCGCAGCACCGGTCATCGCCGCTGAGGGTCCGGGACAGGTCACCGACGGCACCAGCGTGCCCGAGGAGTCGATCGAGGACCCGGCCAGCTTCTCCGACCCGGCCAACGTCGAGGGTCTCAACGGTGGCAACGAGGCGGGCATCATCTCCGCCGCGTCGACCAACGCGATCCCGGCCGCCGCTCTCGCCGCTTACCAGCGCGCTGAGACGGTCATCAACTCCGCGGACGAGTCCTGCAACATCACCTGGCAGCTCATCGCCGCGATCGGCCGTGTGGAGTCCAACCACGGTCGCTTCGGTGGCAACGTCCTCAACGACGACGGTGTCGCCACCCCCGGCATCTACGGCCTCCCGCTGAACGGCACGAACAACACCCAGGCGATCTCGGACACCGACGCCGGTGTCTACGACAACGACGCCAAGTGGGACCGCGCCGTCGGCCCGATGCAGTTCATCCCCTCGACCTGGCAGGTCGTCGGCGTGGACGCTGACGACGACGCCGCCCGCAACCCGCAGGACATCGACGACGCTGCTCTCGCTGCCGCCGTCTACCTCTGCTCGGGCGATGGCGACCTCTCCACGGTCGTGGGCCAGCGCGCCTCGGTCTACCGCTACAACCACAGCCAGGCGTACGTCGACCTGGTTCTCAAGATCATGAACGCCTACCTCGAGGGCGACTTCACCTCGGTGCCGAACAACTCGACCGCCGCGGGTTACGTCGTTCCCGAGCCGCCGAACTTCAACTTCGGCAACAAGGGCAAGGGCGGCAAGGGCAGCAGCACCGGCGGCTCCTCCACCGGCGGCAGCACCACCAACCCGGGCACGACCCCCGGCGGCGAGACCCCCGGTGGCGAGACCCCCGGTGGCGAGACCCCCGGTGGCGAGACCCCCGGCGGCACGCCGTCCATCCCGAAGACCAACACCCCGCTCGACCCGGTCATCGAGACCGTCGACGACGGTGTCGGTGCGGTCACCTCGAACCTGATCAGCGGCCTCCTCGGCCCGCTCGTCAAGGCTGAGGCCGGCCCTGCCTGCAAGGCGGCCTACCCGAAGCTCACCCAGACGGTTCAGCTCCTGAACTGCCTGCTGAGCTACGGCCTCCAGGCGCCGTAA
- a CDS encoding cytochrome c biogenesis protein CcdA, with translation MGEWFTEQAAAGSLGLAVPVALIAGLVSFFSPCVLPLLPGYLSYATGLSGADLASGEAGQRRGRMVLGSLLFVLGFAVVFVFAGTAFGGFAGQLQRWENTITLVLGLLLIVLGLVFAGVVPWLQRDFRMHKIPAVGLGAAPVVGAMFAIGWTPCIGPTFGVILNLTYADGATAARGGLLALCYALGLGLPFVIVALFYNRTIGALRWVRRHQVLVMRTGGFFLVAIGLLMVTGWWDHIVQWAQLRTVDFGETAL, from the coding sequence ATGGGCGAGTGGTTCACGGAGCAGGCGGCGGCCGGCTCGCTCGGCCTGGCCGTGCCGGTGGCGCTGATCGCCGGCCTCGTCTCCTTCTTCTCCCCGTGCGTACTGCCGCTGCTCCCGGGCTACCTCTCCTACGCCACCGGCCTGTCCGGCGCCGACCTCGCCAGCGGTGAGGCCGGCCAGCGCCGCGGCCGGATGGTGCTCGGTTCGCTGCTGTTCGTGCTCGGCTTCGCGGTCGTCTTCGTCTTCGCCGGTACGGCGTTCGGCGGCTTCGCCGGGCAGCTCCAGCGCTGGGAGAACACGATCACCCTCGTGCTCGGCCTGCTGCTGATCGTGCTCGGCCTGGTCTTCGCGGGCGTCGTGCCGTGGCTGCAGCGGGACTTCCGGATGCACAAGATCCCGGCGGTCGGGCTGGGCGCCGCCCCGGTCGTCGGTGCCATGTTCGCCATCGGCTGGACGCCCTGCATCGGCCCGACGTTCGGCGTGATCCTGAACCTCACCTACGCCGACGGCGCGACCGCGGCCCGCGGCGGGCTCCTCGCTCTCTGCTACGCCCTCGGCCTCGGGCTCCCGTTCGTGATCGTCGCGCTGTTCTACAACCGCACCATCGGCGCGCTGCGCTGGGTGCGCCGCCACCAGGTCCTCGTGATGCGCACCGGCGGGTTCTTCCTCGTCGCCATCGGGCTGCTGATGGTCACCGGCTGGTGGGACCACATCGTGCAGTGGGCGCAACTGCGGACCGTCGACTTCGGGGAGACCGCACTGTGA
- a CDS encoding uroporphyrinogen-III synthase: MTRATTAKAAPTPASPQARPGGVAFVGTGPGDPDLLTVRAVRLIEEADVIITEEPGHAALVDIVRARAAATGELASDVAPELIDGGFGEDGQPLTHANRSKVVVKQAKRPLRVVRLLGGDPFLYASGPEEAQAVAKAGLPFEVVPGVSSVGAVPAYAGIPLTTKDHREVAVVTCSDKAVDWTRYADTPTLVLLSAVGQIGEIAKALVAAGRSPQTPVAMTRVGTTTEQQTITSTLERIAADARTARMTPPAITVIGAVVDLRDKLSWFETKPLFGWRVLVPRTKEQSASLSNRLREFGGVPEEVPTISVEPPRNPQQMDKAVRGLVEGRYEWIAFTSVNAVKAVREKFEEYGLDARAFSGLKIAAVGDKTAQSIADWGLRADLTPSGEQSAAGLLADWPEYDEQLDPINRVFLPRADIATENLVAGLIDLGWECDDVTAYRTVRAAPPPAPTRDAIKTGKFDAVVFTSSSTVRNLVGIAGKPHPSTIIAVIGPATAKTAEEHGLRVDVMAPAPDVELLVEALAGFGASRRVAMLEAGDPVTKPSDRKPSARRRKTASE, encoded by the coding sequence ATGACGCGAGCCACGACAGCCAAGGCTGCCCCGACTCCCGCCTCCCCCCAGGCTCGCCCCGGTGGGGTCGCCTTCGTCGGCACGGGTCCTGGCGACCCCGACCTCCTGACCGTGCGTGCGGTGCGGCTCATCGAAGAAGCGGACGTGATCATCACCGAGGAGCCCGGTCACGCCGCGCTCGTCGACATCGTCCGCGCCCGCGCGGCGGCGACCGGTGAACTCGCCTCCGATGTCGCGCCTGAACTGATCGACGGTGGCTTCGGCGAGGACGGCCAGCCGCTGACCCACGCCAACCGCTCGAAGGTCGTCGTGAAGCAGGCCAAGCGCCCGCTGCGCGTCGTACGCCTGCTCGGCGGCGACCCGTTCCTCTACGCCTCGGGTCCCGAAGAGGCGCAGGCCGTGGCCAAGGCCGGTCTGCCCTTCGAGGTCGTCCCCGGTGTCTCCTCGGTCGGTGCGGTCCCGGCCTACGCCGGCATCCCGCTGACCACCAAGGACCACCGCGAGGTGGCCGTGGTGACCTGCAGCGACAAGGCCGTCGACTGGACCCGGTACGCCGACACCCCGACCCTCGTCCTGCTCTCCGCGGTCGGCCAGATCGGTGAGATCGCCAAGGCGCTCGTCGCTGCCGGTCGCTCGCCGCAGACGCCTGTCGCGATGACCCGCGTCGGCACCACCACCGAGCAGCAGACGATCACCTCGACGCTCGAGCGGATCGCTGCCGACGCCCGCACTGCGCGGATGACGCCGCCGGCGATCACCGTCATCGGTGCCGTCGTCGACCTGCGCGACAAGCTCTCCTGGTTCGAGACCAAGCCGCTGTTCGGCTGGCGCGTCCTGGTGCCCCGCACCAAGGAGCAGTCCGCGTCGCTGTCCAACCGCCTGCGTGAGTTCGGTGGCGTGCCGGAAGAGGTTCCGACCATCTCCGTCGAGCCGCCGCGCAACCCGCAGCAGATGGACAAGGCCGTCCGCGGTCTCGTCGAGGGTCGCTACGAGTGGATCGCCTTCACGTCGGTCAACGCCGTCAAGGCCGTGCGCGAGAAGTTCGAGGAGTACGGCCTCGATGCCCGCGCCTTCTCGGGCCTCAAGATCGCCGCGGTCGGCGACAAGACCGCCCAGTCGATCGCTGACTGGGGTCTGCGTGCGGACCTGACGCCCTCCGGCGAGCAGTCCGCTGCCGGCCTGCTGGCCGACTGGCCCGAGTACGACGAGCAGCTGGACCCGATCAACCGGGTGTTCCTGCCGCGCGCCGACATCGCGACCGAGAACCTCGTCGCCGGCCTGATCGACCTCGGCTGGGAATGCGACGACGTCACCGCTTACCGCACGGTCCGGGCGGCCCCGCCTCCGGCTCCGACCCGCGACGCGATCAAGACGGGCAAGTTCGACGCCGTCGTGTTCACGTCGTCCTCGACGGTGCGCAACCTCGTCGGCATCGCCGGCAAGCCGCACCCGTCGACGATCATCGCCGTCATCGGTCCGGCCACGGCCAAGACCGCCGAGGAGCACGGCCTGCGGGTCGACGTGATGGCGCCTGCGCCCGACGTCGAACTGCTCGTCGAGGCCCTCGCCGGTTTCGGTGCCTCGCGCCGCGTGGCGATGCTCGAGGCCGGTGACCCCGTCACCAAGCCGAGCGACCGCAAGCCGTCGGCTCGCCGCCGCAAGACCGCTTCGGAGTAG
- the hemL gene encoding glutamate-1-semialdehyde 2,1-aminomutase, producing MPDLVTTGPTSGSDALFARARAVTPGGVNSPVRAFNAVGGTPRFIASASGPWLTDVDGNTYVDLICSWGPMLLGHAHPAVVDAVREAVGRGTSYGTPTEGEVALVEAIVARTPVERLRLVSSGTEATMSAIRLARGFTGRDVIVKFAGCYHGHVDSLLAAAGSGLTTFSIPGTPGVPASSTDLTLVLPYNDTAAVAAVFAEYGDRIACLITEAAPGNMGVVPPAPGFNKFLAETCRAHGALFISDEVMTGFRVSASGQWGTDGAVEGWAPDLTTFGKVMGGGFPAAAFGGRADVMAHLAPEGPVYQAGTLSGNPIATAAGLATLTAADDAVYARLDVVADALRAGAAEAFTAAGVPHVIQSTGSMFSVFLTEDPVTNYAEAQRTDVAAYGAFFHAMLDRGVHLPPSAYEAWFVSSSHDDRAVQHVLDALPAAAEAAAAARSPLVEPVETTSTTAGEDA from the coding sequence GTGCCTGACCTCGTGACCACCGGCCCCACCAGCGGCTCCGACGCCCTCTTCGCCCGGGCCCGGGCCGTGACTCCCGGCGGGGTCAACTCCCCGGTCCGCGCCTTCAACGCGGTCGGCGGAACGCCCCGCTTCATTGCCTCCGCTTCCGGTCCCTGGCTGACCGACGTCGACGGCAACACGTACGTCGACCTGATCTGCTCCTGGGGCCCGATGCTGCTCGGCCACGCGCACCCGGCCGTCGTCGACGCCGTGCGCGAAGCGGTCGGTCGCGGGACGTCGTACGGCACGCCCACCGAAGGTGAGGTCGCGCTGGTCGAGGCGATCGTCGCGCGTACCCCGGTCGAGCGCCTGCGCCTGGTTTCCTCGGGCACCGAGGCGACCATGTCGGCGATCCGGTTGGCGCGCGGCTTCACCGGCCGCGATGTCATCGTGAAGTTCGCCGGTTGCTACCACGGCCACGTCGACTCGCTCCTCGCTGCGGCGGGCTCGGGCCTGACCACCTTCTCCATCCCGGGTACGCCCGGGGTGCCGGCCAGTTCGACCGACCTCACGCTGGTCCTGCCCTACAACGACACGGCCGCGGTCGCTGCCGTCTTCGCCGAGTACGGCGACCGGATCGCCTGTCTCATCACCGAGGCCGCGCCCGGCAACATGGGCGTCGTCCCGCCCGCGCCCGGCTTCAACAAGTTCCTTGCCGAGACCTGCCGCGCCCACGGTGCCCTGTTCATCAGCGACGAGGTGATGACCGGGTTCCGGGTCTCCGCATCCGGCCAGTGGGGCACCGACGGTGCCGTCGAGGGCTGGGCCCCCGACCTCACGACGTTCGGCAAGGTGATGGGTGGCGGCTTCCCGGCTGCCGCGTTCGGCGGTCGCGCCGACGTCATGGCCCACCTCGCGCCCGAAGGCCCCGTCTACCAGGCGGGCACGCTCTCGGGGAACCCGATCGCCACGGCCGCCGGCCTCGCCACGCTGACCGCTGCCGACGACGCGGTCTACGCACGGCTCGACGTCGTCGCCGACGCGCTGCGCGCCGGTGCCGCCGAGGCGTTCACGGCTGCCGGCGTCCCGCACGTCATCCAGTCGACCGGCTCGATGTTCTCGGTGTTCCTCACCGAGGACCCGGTCACCAACTACGCCGAGGCTCAGCGCACCGACGTGGCGGCGTACGGCGCCTTCTTCCACGCCATGCTCGACCGCGGAGTGCACCTGCCGCCGTCGGCGTACGAAGCCTGGTTCGTGTCGTCGTCCCACGACGACCGCGCCGTCCAGCACGTCCTTGATGCCCTTCCCGCAGCGGCCGAGGCCGCTGCAGCGGCCCGCTCGCCGCTGGTCGAGCCTGTCGAGACCACCTCAACCACCGCCGGAGAAGACGCATGA
- a CDS encoding TlpA disulfide reductase family protein, with protein MTRVARAVALFAALVLMAGCSDIGGTGDLDYVPGDGQVIEVAKADREDPVDFAGTTVQGEALDVTDLRGKVVVLNVWWSGCGPCRTEMPMLVDTEAEVDADEVAFVGINIRDLAPENAAAFERDRGVKYPSLYDPGSETLLRLGKYAPHATPATILLDQQGRVAALINGPIPSKSTLSTLIDDTLAESD; from the coding sequence ATGACTCGTGTCGCCCGAGCGGTGGCGTTGTTCGCTGCCCTGGTGCTGATGGCCGGATGTTCGGACATTGGCGGCACCGGCGACCTCGACTACGTCCCCGGCGACGGCCAGGTCATCGAGGTGGCGAAGGCGGACCGTGAAGACCCCGTCGACTTCGCCGGTACGACGGTCCAGGGTGAGGCGCTCGACGTGACCGACCTGCGCGGCAAGGTCGTCGTCCTCAACGTCTGGTGGTCGGGCTGCGGCCCGTGCCGCACCGAGATGCCGATGCTGGTCGACACCGAGGCCGAGGTCGATGCCGACGAGGTGGCCTTCGTCGGGATCAACATCCGCGACCTCGCCCCCGAGAACGCTGCGGCGTTCGAGCGCGACCGGGGCGTGAAGTACCCCTCGCTCTACGACCCGGGCAGCGAGACCCTGCTGCGCCTGGGCAAGTACGCCCCGCACGCCACGCCTGCGACGATCCTGCTCGACCAGCAGGGCCGCGTCGCTGCGCTGATCAACGGCCCGATCCCGTCGAAGAGCACGCTCTCCACGCTGATCGACGACACCCTGGCCGAGTCCGACTGA
- the hemC gene encoding hydroxymethylbilane synthase — protein MTLRIGTRRSALATTQSGHVADALRDRFGVATELVEINTDGDRSQAKGTPLAGPDSSVGVFVSALRDALLSGEVDVAVHSLKDLPTYPADGITLAAIPVREDPRDVVVARDGLTLGELPQGSRVGTGSPRRVAQIEALGLGVDLVGVRGNVDTRIAKVTSGEYDAVVLARAGLARLGRVDEATEVLDPLQVLPAPGQGALAVECRTDDTATLAVLLGLDDPATRAAVTAERAALSTLEGGCSAPIGALADIAEGDDGPELWLRAVALSTDGALAVRRSASTPLGEDVTTWPGTAVTLGAALANEMIEDGAAELTTLPDPSARSAKVHNA, from the coding sequence ATGACGCTTCGGATCGGCACCCGCCGAAGTGCGCTCGCCACCACCCAGTCCGGCCACGTCGCCGACGCCCTCCGTGACCGGTTCGGTGTCGCCACCGAACTCGTCGAGATCAACACCGACGGCGACCGCAGCCAGGCCAAGGGCACGCCGCTGGCTGGCCCCGATTCCTCGGTCGGTGTCTTCGTGAGCGCCCTGCGCGACGCGCTGCTGTCCGGCGAGGTCGACGTCGCGGTGCACTCCCTCAAGGACCTCCCGACCTACCCCGCCGACGGCATCACGCTCGCCGCCATTCCGGTCCGTGAGGACCCGCGTGACGTCGTCGTCGCCCGCGACGGACTGACCCTCGGCGAGCTGCCGCAGGGCAGCCGCGTCGGCACCGGATCTCCCCGCCGGGTCGCCCAGATCGAGGCCCTCGGCCTCGGCGTCGACCTCGTCGGCGTACGCGGCAACGTGGACACGCGGATCGCCAAGGTCACCTCCGGTGAGTACGACGCCGTCGTGCTCGCGCGCGCCGGGCTGGCCCGGCTCGGTCGGGTGGACGAGGCGACCGAGGTGCTCGACCCGCTCCAGGTGCTGCCGGCTCCCGGCCAGGGGGCGCTCGCGGTCGAGTGCCGCACCGACGACACCGCGACCCTCGCCGTGCTGCTGGGCCTCGACGACCCGGCGACCCGGGCGGCCGTGACGGCCGAACGCGCCGCGCTGTCGACCCTCGAAGGTGGCTGCTCGGCACCCATCGGCGCCCTCGCTGACATAGCAGAAGGTGATGACGGCCCCGAATTGTGGTTGCGGGCCGTGGCGTTGTCCACTGATGGCGCGCTCGCGGTCCGCCGCTCGGCTTCCACGCCCCTGGGCGAGGACGTCACGACGTGGCCCGGCACCGCAGTCACGTTGGGCGCAGCCCTTGCCAACGAAATGATCGAAGACGGCGCGGCCGAACTGACCACGCTCCCTGACCCATCCGCACGATCCGCAAAGGTGCACAACGCATGA
- the hemB gene encoding porphobilinogen synthase, with protein MTDIDRPVVRPRRLRTTAAMRDLVAETNLSAGQLILPMFVREGATEPLPISSMPGVVQHTRDSLRKAAAEAAEAGLRGVMLFGIPEHKDATGSGGIDPDGILNVAIADVVAEVGEELVVMSDLCLDEFTDHGHCGVLDAQGRVDNDATLEQYAAMAVVQAQAGAGLVGPSGMMDGQVAVIRAALDDSGHTDVGILAYSAKYASAFFGPFREAVDSSLTGDRRTYQQDGRNAREGVREALLDIEQGADIVMVKPALAYLDVLRRVADAAADFGVPVAAYNISGEYSMVEAAAAHGWIEREAAILETLTSIRRAGADMILTYWATEAAGLLRR; from the coding sequence GTGACTGACATCGACCGTCCCGTCGTACGCCCCCGCCGTCTCCGTACGACGGCCGCGATGCGCGACCTCGTCGCGGAGACGAACCTGTCCGCGGGCCAGTTGATCCTGCCGATGTTCGTCCGCGAGGGCGCCACCGAGCCGCTGCCGATCAGTTCGATGCCGGGCGTCGTCCAGCACACCCGGGACTCGCTGCGGAAGGCGGCCGCGGAGGCTGCCGAGGCCGGGCTGCGCGGCGTGATGCTGTTCGGGATCCCTGAGCACAAGGACGCGACCGGCTCGGGCGGCATCGACCCCGACGGCATCCTCAACGTCGCGATCGCCGACGTCGTCGCCGAGGTGGGCGAGGAACTCGTCGTGATGAGCGACCTGTGCCTCGACGAGTTCACCGACCACGGCCACTGCGGTGTCCTCGACGCCCAGGGTCGGGTCGACAACGACGCCACGCTCGAGCAGTACGCCGCCATGGCCGTCGTCCAGGCGCAGGCCGGTGCCGGTCTGGTCGGCCCCAGCGGCATGATGGACGGCCAGGTCGCCGTCATCCGGGCGGCCCTCGACGATTCCGGTCACACCGACGTCGGGATCCTGGCCTACTCCGCGAAGTACGCCTCCGCCTTCTTCGGACCGTTCCGTGAGGCCGTGGACAGTTCGCTGACGGGCGACCGGCGTACGTACCAGCAGGACGGCCGCAACGCCCGTGAGGGCGTCCGTGAGGCCCTCCTGGACATCGAGCAGGGCGCGGACATCGTGATGGTGAAGCCGGCCCTGGCCTACCTCGACGTGCTGCGCCGCGTCGCGGACGCGGCCGCCGACTTCGGGGTGCCCGTGGCGGCGTACAACATCTCGGGGGAGTACTCCATGGTCGAGGCCGCTGCGGCCCACGGGTGGATCGAGCGGGAGGCCGCGATCCTGGAGACGCTCACCTCGATCCGCCGCGCTGGCGCGGACATGATCTTGACGTACTGGGCGACCGAGGCCGCCGGTCTGCTGCGCCGCTGA
- a CDS encoding glutamyl-tRNA reductase, giving the protein MSVLVVGISHNSAPMSLLERVALDDDGVQKLVADAAACEHVTEATVIATCNRLEIYTEVERFHGSIEQISRLLVERAGESTEGMLPHLYVHYDDGAISHLFQVAAGLDSMAVGEGQILGQTRDALRRGQELGTVGPALNLLFQQALRVGKRTRAETEIDQVAPSLVSAALDVTAQAVGPVEGKYVVVVGAGAMAGLATATASRLKAGTLVVVNRSTDGADRLAAQYDARSAPLENIGEEIGRADIVISCTGSSGAIIDRAMVESARGDAPERPLALIDLALPHDIARDVLDLPQVSLVGLAELAKVLQGGATGREVQEVRRILAEEVNAFLAARRQASVTPTVVALRSMATGVVDAEMTRLESRLPDLDDLTREEIRHAVRRVADKLLHEPTVRVKELANDQGAVSYAAALAELFALDPEAVDAVTRPVVVEEGSA; this is encoded by the coding sequence ATGAGCGTTCTGGTCGTGGGGATCTCCCACAACTCCGCACCGATGTCGCTGCTCGAGCGGGTCGCCCTCGACGACGACGGCGTGCAGAAGCTCGTCGCCGATGCGGCTGCCTGCGAGCACGTCACCGAAGCCACGGTCATCGCGACCTGCAACCGGCTCGAGATCTACACCGAGGTCGAGCGGTTCCACGGAAGCATCGAACAGATCTCCCGCCTCCTCGTCGAGCGCGCGGGCGAGTCGACCGAGGGGATGCTTCCGCACCTCTACGTCCACTACGACGACGGCGCCATCTCGCACCTCTTCCAGGTGGCGGCCGGCCTCGACTCGATGGCTGTCGGCGAGGGCCAGATCCTCGGCCAGACGCGTGATGCGCTGCGTCGCGGCCAGGAGCTCGGCACCGTCGGGCCCGCCCTCAACCTGCTCTTCCAGCAGGCGCTCCGCGTCGGCAAGCGCACTCGTGCCGAGACCGAGATCGACCAGGTCGCACCGTCTCTCGTCAGCGCCGCGCTCGACGTCACCGCGCAGGCCGTCGGCCCTGTCGAGGGCAAGTACGTCGTCGTGGTCGGCGCCGGAGCCATGGCCGGCCTGGCCACCGCGACCGCCAGCCGCCTCAAAGCCGGCACCCTCGTCGTCGTCAACCGCTCCACCGACGGAGCGGACCGGCTCGCTGCGCAGTACGACGCACGCTCGGCCCCGCTCGAGAACATCGGCGAGGAGATCGGCCGCGCCGACATCGTGATCAGCTGCACGGGATCGTCGGGAGCGATCATCGACCGGGCCATGGTCGAGTCCGCCCGCGGCGACGCTCCCGAGCGACCGCTCGCGCTGATCGACCTCGCGCTCCCGCACGACATCGCCCGCGACGTCCTCGACCTGCCCCAGGTGAGCCTCGTCGGCCTGGCCGAACTGGCCAAGGTGCTGCAGGGCGGTGCCACCGGACGTGAGGTCCAGGAGGTCCGCCGGATCCTGGCCGAGGAGGTCAACGCCTTCCTCGCCGCACGTCGTCAGGCCAGCGTCACGCCGACCGTGGTCGCGCTGCGATCGATGGCGACCGGCGTCGTCGACGCCGAGATGACCCGCCTCGAGAGCCGGCTCCCGGACCTCGACGACCTCACCCGCGAGGAGATCCGCCACGCGGTTCGCCGGGTGGCCGACAAGCTCCTCCACGAGCCGACCGTCCGGGTCAAGGAGCTCGCCAACGACCAGGGCGCCGTCTCGTACGCTGCCGCGCTGGCCGAGCTCTTCGCGCTCGACCCCGAAGCCGTCGACGCCGTGACCCGTCCCGTCGTCGTCGAGGAGGGTTCCGCATGA